AAGATATATCTAAAAATACagcataaaataaaaacagaaaatactggaaaaactcagcaagtctgatagcatctgtggagagagaaacagagttaacgtttcaagtcagcacaactcttcttcagagctaaacagaTGTATAAATGTGATGAAATGTATTTACTGTTTGGTGAGGTGGAGCAAGTAAAGCAgtatagaaggtcagcgataggtgggtgGCTAGGGAGATATTGATAAAGTTATCATGgccacaagacaaagggagtgttaatggtagtgctgatagtggcataaaggtaagagagtagaatgtgttaatagcagaacaagggtcagcactctgtaaaAGAACAATATagaataagtgacagatggcccttagggtggggggagtgtggcggAGGGGGCAATGGTAgggggaaaaggataaaaaaggggttttaaaaagggataaaacaatgaatgaatgaatgaatgaaaatgaagataagtaaataaaaaataaaaaaacatttttgaaaagggattaaaaaggggCATGAAGATAgaggagcgagttcatggtctgaagttgtcgaactcaatgttaagtacaATATTATTTTTATAATTGTACCTCAGGGTCTAGTTTGAGGTGGTAggggtttgtccaattctttagcGTCTAGTGCTGGATAATTTGATTCCTGTTCAACTAACAGAATTGGGATGTTCCTTGACAATCTGGAATAAAAATGAATTAAATGCTTAGCACGCTATTGTTGGTATGATTTGCATCAGTTATTGCAGGCAGTCCTGTCATTGTGATGCTTTTACTAGTTTAGTCATTCAAGGACCTGATTCCTTGGCCAGCTCAAGTCTAAAGAAAACCAAGCATTTATTTCTGCAGCAGTCACAAGGTCAGACTATATTGCTCTGAAAACAGGCTCTGCATATGGAAGCTAATGAAAGAAAGCAGACATGTAAACAGGAACCAAGTAACAAGCCAGGAGTCATAGCCTGTTCACCAGAGTTACATGTGAACCACCTAAATTATATCTAAAGCCAAGCAGGTAACAGTTTGACTCCAGTATAAATTTTACAGCCACTTTGGAGCCACTCAGATTTAATATTTGCTCCAGAGTACTTTCATGTGGGCATCTTGACCTGCCTACATATAAGCTTAAGTATCATATGGTATTTTGGTGTTAATCTAGTTTCCATTTTTTTGGAGAGATGCAGGAAATTCTATTTGAGTACTTCCAAGCCAAATTGGGTTTGTTTAAATTATTTGCAGGAGATATATATTTTCTTGTTTCGGCTTTTAGCCTTAGATCAGTTCTGTTATTTAAACAAGAAAATTCTCATATTTTATGGGTAAAAATTTTTACATCAAAGCATTTCAGCTCATAGCAGTTTGCTTTGATTCCTTTTGTCATGACTGCGATTCTTGAACTACAGATTGGTTGTTGGCTCAGTTCAGTTCCAACATGTACACCCTTCCATATTTGCCAGGTGCAACATCCTGCCAACAGAAAGGCCGATATCTCAGGTACACTGGCCCTAGCGAATAAGCTCAACCTGAAACTACGATGAGTTCTGGGTAGGTCAGGTGACATGTACTCTGATGTGCAGTCTGCCTGACATGCCCAgacagaaaaggaaagaaaatctgTTTCTAGGATCTTCACCATAATGTATGCATTAATATGCACACATTAAGTTGCTGGTCAATTTCTTCAAGTGCTGGAAGAAATTTCCATCTGGAAAGTAGGTTAAAATTTTCTTACTTAGCTTGTAGTAGCAATGCTTACCCTAGCATTGTATGAAAATATCAAATCATTGCAGCCCACTGTTCAATCCTTAACTGAGAACAGTCAGACTCAATAAAGAAATACTCAtataattttgctttataaaaACAAATCTTAACTGGCCACTTTGTgggtaaagttttttttaaagatgtcAATGTGCCAAGAGTTGTAGACATTGGTTAAATGCATTGTGAGTTAGTTCCACATTGAAATACCAACCTAGTTAGAAGTTAGTGCATGAACTTATATGAAATTAAGTTCATGCACCACATGAAGTTGCTGTGTTCCAGCTGCCAGTCTCATCAGGCACCTTCAATATGTGCTGCACCATCATTGTACTGATTCAGATGTGATCCAATTTCTTGGCCAATTTGTCCTCCTATGCTGCTCTATTTGTGACTCTTTTCAAAGTTGTTCAGGACTGCtgaagaagaagagtcatattcaactcgaaacattaacagctgttgccagacctgttgggtatttccagcactttgtttttattcagatttccagcatccacagtatcttgTTTTTAATTAAAGCCTGCTGAAGCTAGCTATACTTCCTCCCATTTTAAATGGTTTTTTTTTCTATTAGTCTCATTCCTTGTTAAATCTGACTTCATCCTTGCCAATGCTAGTATTCAGTCAGCTATTCAGAGATGCACAAGCTGGCTTcaaatttttattcattcttgtggGAAAATGTCTTCCCCTATTGGCAAATGAAACCCTACAAAACAACATTGAGGAACCTTGGCATCATGGTTCATGGGAGCAACAAGCTACTTGCATATCCCCATTTCACTTAAATCTAAATCTCCATAGCTGAATCCCTTCCTTTCTGCAAAGGGAAAGAATTCTACAGTGTCCAGAGAGGCTTGATTGGAACGCTAACACCAAATAAAGCAAACAGGGGAGAACAATACGCAGAGGTTGCATGTCTCATACTTCAGAGTCAGTAAAGGTGCCTTTGCTGTTCACATATTTGATATCTACAATGGGTATATACCAAAGGAAGCAACATAGTGGCACAATTAGAACATGCCTCATGTGAAAAATTGTCTCAGGCTAAAGTCTTGATCTTACAATAAATATTCATACTTCATTTCCACTATTCAGTGTAGCCATCTAACTATAGTCAAATGTGACTTTTAAAAAATTAGATCTTATTTTCTTTTTGATGATTTAAAACTGACATTTACAAAGAGATTACAGATTGTTAATCAGTACCTAAAACCAATTAGTATCAATTAGGTTATGTTTCTTAAAGTAGTACAGAGGATGTTCAATAAGCAGCACATTTTTTGTAAAACCAGTGTATATTTATAAACATTTAATGCATAATGGGTTACAGAATGCAGGTAAATAAGCAAAAAGTGTCATCTTGTATTGTATCATCTCCTGCATACAGTAAACTTATTAATTACCACTGTCTCCTCCACACAGCAGAGAATTCAAGTGCAACATATTAACTACAGTGTTTCATCTATACACAAGTACtaatttctgatcttatgaacAAACATATTCTCACCTCATATTTTCCATTTTACTTAACTGAGCGAATAAGTTGCATTTGGGACAGAGCTCAAAATTAAATGTCATTTGCTTAGCCTTGGGCCAGTATATTTAGCAACAGATTAGTGACAGTGGGAATGTAACTGAATAAAAATCACCTTGGGGATGATCTAAGATTGTACTTGCACATCTAGGAAACTTCTTGTACAAGCTTTTTCTCATTACAAACTGTCTTCCACACACAAACCTCAAAGCATTGAcacattaaaaaataattttctagAATTATGGCAGACCTCAGCCTTCAGCTCTGGATAATTCTATTTCATCAAGTACTTTGCCTGATGTCTAGGGCCCAGTATTAACTATGGATTGCTTGCCATGGAGAACTAGAGTTGGCTGCAGATAGAATTTATTTGATCCAGAAAAAATGCCCTCGGCATAAACTCTGGCCTGTTAGTTCCAAGTTAAGCTTAACTGGACATGTAATTTCACAGTGTCTGCTTGTTTTTGCATAGCTCCCTTGTCAACCAGATGTTATGTCATTTCAAAAAGCAAATAGTGTGACTTCAGCTTATTTAAGAATTATTGTGTGACAACATTTACCAGTTCACTGTGCAATCATCTAATAATTAATATTTTAATAATAACTTCCATGTTTCACTTAAAGAATTAGGGGAACCCCTTCTCCAAAAGAATTACCCTGCAGCAATAGTTGAGAACTTTTATTAATCTAGCATTAATACAAGTATTCTAAGCACACAAACGTTTGGAAGGTGAAACCAAAAtgcaacaaaagcaaatttattgGCAGAATTCTATTTGGCTTAGTATATCAACAGCAACATTTAAAAATCCACATTTTGGTCTTTTGTTTTCCTGTCATGAAGTGACAATTTCACTGCTGAATACATATGTATGACTAATTGTCATTCTCTTCATTGCACATATGTGTATGATATTATTTAGAAGAgccacttgggggggggggggggcaatgatGGAGGAATTATCTCATATGTTACATCCAAAGCAGATAATTAGAATAAAAGAGCACTGGAAAAATTCCAAAGGTGGTGAAGCACATTTGAGATTCCTGATACCATTGTATTAACTTTAAGATTTAAGGCTGAAAGAATTAGGACAACAGATCACTTAATGTACTTTAAGAAACTGCATTATAAAGGACAAAAAAGGACAATACATAAAATTAATGAGAATCATGTGGCATGACATTGCTCCTGTTTCCTTATCCATGTGAGATGATGGTATAGAGGACATGGTATATAAAGTATATCAGAATGCACAGAGCTTTTTTTTGGTTCATgtgatgtgggagtcactggctgggccaacatttattgcccacccctaattgcctttgtccAGAGGatatttgagagtcaaccacatcctatgggtctggagtcatatgtagggcagacaaggtaaggacaggagatttccttccctaaagaacaatagtccatgacaatcagcaatggtttcatgatcattatcaaaattccaccatctgccatggtgggactcaaacccaggtccccagagcatgaccctgagtctctggataaccagtccaatgacaatagcACTCTGCCAACACCTCCCTTTAATAGGAGTGATATTCATAATCATTAAAATGGACATAGATTGTAATCTGACAAAGATATGGAGTTGTATTAATTTCCAGGAATGATAGCTGTACAGGTCATATTTTAAACCAAAGTGGGAGGTTGCCATTCTAACTGCGTGTGGTACATCTGAAGAAGCACAAATAGAATTCTGCTCACTCTATTTTCAGTTTTGTTAATCTTTAATTAATAAGGTTGCATATTTAGAATCGGGGCAAACAGATTATGGATTTGGATAAGTAAAATATGCGCAATGGACAAGTGATCAAAGAAGTTAACAACGGGTGCAGTAAATGTTGCTTTGCTCTTTAGTTTTATAATACATAAATTGGACCAAACATTCCGTTGCATTGTATGGAGTGTCTAATTCAGCCCCGAACTTTAAAGATGAGCCCTTGTCTAATCCAGCGAGAAAATACAGTTGCAAAAATATTGCCATGTATGCCCCAACTAAATGTACTTCTTGCAATGGGATCGGTGTCCAGGTTACTGTTGACCATTTCCAAACCAAATAAACGTCAACATCTGTTCAACATTCAAAACGAGAGGCACAGCGGTGTGAGAATGCTTATTCGGTATTAGTGCTGTTTTTGATGCTACGGGAATGTATGTACGACTGTAGGAGTAACCCGTCGATCGCTAAGTTTCGGTTTGTTTCCTGCAGGTGCCCCATCCGTTCGCTTTTGGCGGTGATTGACTGTTTAAGTTCCCCATTTTACAAGAAAACTCTCGAAAATCCCACGAGAGAATAGTAGTGGCCAGGAGCTTCCGACTTAGCTCAATTTGAATTATTCCATTGTTCCACCAAACATCAGTCACAATGTTCGTGAGGCGGTAGGAAGTCTCACAAGAGAAAAGTGTACTTTGCATCCAAAAAAACCCCTTCGCCTCTAATTTATAGAAGGAATACTGCAATTGCAAGAGACGGCGCTACAAGCGAGATGCTTCCAAAATCAGCGAGAGTTGTTTCACTCCTCTACTCCTCTATTGGGTTGTGGTCGACTTGCTAACGACATGAGAAGGCTCTTCTTTTCTGCTCGCTCGGCTGCAAAGGGTGTCAATTGGAGATAAACTTCTTCAGGGAGATGCAGTCGATTGGTTACAATTTGCGTAAACGAAATAGTCAACATTGGGGTACTTAAAAGCAGAAAGCTCCCGAGTCCAGTGGCTGTCGACTTGCTGGTAACAGTACTGGTGGCTCTTGCAGTGGGTTACCAGCCAAGGTCCTGCAGAGAGCAAGGTTTTCAAGCAATTACATTATTGTTTTcaccaacattttttttttgctcgaGTTGTCAGGTGTTAAATTGTTCAAATCAATTCAGTTGGGCGATGGGTTTGCCAGCAGGAGTCAAATGCAAAATGGAGGGAAGGGGCAACGGATGGAATTGCCTTTGGCAGGTTCCTGCAGCGAGTGCCCGCACCGCTGTGAATGGCCCTCCTCTCCCTAGGAAAGGGTCAGGGGGGTGGGAGGCAGGATGAGGGCGAGCGGGGCCTGGGAGGGCGGAACTTTGCCTCAGTCTTTCTCACTCAGTCTGTTCAGAAAGCTCCGATCTCGGTGCCCCAGGGTCTGTAAGGTTGTTTCCCGCCCGCGCTGCCGCTGGCCCCGCTGCCGCCCTGCGGGATGGCGGCAAAGCCCGGCGGACTGAGGGCCGGGCCGCCCGGCGTCAGCACAGCGGCGGCGGGGAAACTGCCCAAGGAGAGCGGGAAGGTGTGGgcagcggcggcggcggcggcagcGTGTACGGTggcggagagggagagcagggaggtAGAGAGCGGGGGCAGGCGGCCAGCgactgcccccccgcccccgccgccgccgccgccctgGGCCGCCCGCAGCGTGGTGTCGGTGTGAGCCGCGGCCGCCGCCAGGGTGGCAGTGAGCAGGGCCGAGCCCCCTGCTGGAGCCGGGACCGCGGTACCTGGGTGCAGCTCGGAGGCCGAGGCCAGCAGCCTGTCGCTGGAGAGCCCGTGGTGCTGCAGCAAGGCggagggcagctggtggaatgcgGCGGCCCAGTGCTGCTGGTGCGGCTGCTGGTGCGAGTGATGGAGCctctgctggtgatgctgctgctgctgatggtggtgatggtggtgatgatgagCGACCGAAGAGGTCATGACAGCCGCTTCCCGCTGAGAGGCGTAAGTGTTGAGATGAGAGACCAGGCGGAGCCGCAGCGGGTCCGAGGTGTCGAGCCCTTCCACCGAGCTCAGGTAGCGGGCCACCTCGGCCAGGCACTCCCGGAAACCGATACTCATAAAGTCCATGGCGAGGGCGTGAGCGTCCAAAAACCCTGCAGAGCGAAAAATAACAAGAGAACCAATTAAATGGATGTAGTCCAAAGGTGACTCGGGAACAGTGTACAGGTCCACTGTTAACACTAGATGAACATTGTCAATATTTCAATACAGCATTGAGGGTTGCGTGtcttatgggggggggggggggtgcgtaaATCAAGAGTTTCAACTAATCGTTTATACGATTTCTCAACATTTTAGAAGCCAATTTAAAGCGCTCGTTCATTGATTTTATTAATCGCCTTTTGGAGACGGCAGCAAGTATTTGTAAATAAATTCTATTGGATTATTATTTAAATCACGCCATGACCACGAGCTGAAGGATGAAATAGGTTAAACGAATTAGTTGTTTGCAGCAAATTGTCTCTTGCCGTGCGGACGAAAAGGATCTGTTATAGATCTGACAGATAAATTTCACAGCGTGACAGGTTTGTGCCTCCGTGTTGACATTAGGTGGCAGTGTGGAGACGTTGCTGAAGGCCCTGTTGGTCTATTTATTTGTGTTTGTTTTGTCTCCCCGGGCAGGTCTGACTGCTTTAAGCAAAAAAAAGCCCAAACAATCTCTGCATGCGGCTCCCTGGTTTCACAAAGCACTCACTCCCGCAGTGTTAGGAAAGCAAACAGAAGccggggtcaagtgctgcctttgTCCCGCCGGCTCTTTCCCACGAGCTCAATGATGCTATTAGCATTTCCACTGCACTCAGCCGGGCCCGCCCACAATTGTCAATGTGCTGTTTGCTTAGGCTCCCTCTTCAAATCGCCTCTGAAGAGGTACTCAATTAACTCCTTACCTTTACCTCCAGTCGCCCGGAGCATCTTTAAATGGTCCACTGTCATCTGAAGTATTTCCGCTTTCTCTAACTTGGCTGAACCCTTGAGAAAGAAGAAAATAGTCGCAATTATTTTGCTAAACTCTTTTTCAGATTTAATCTGGTGATGTTAGCATTGCCCTCAAGTCAATGCAGTATTTCACTCAAGCATCCATAAAAAGAGGTAATATAACACCCCGTCACTAATTAAATCCATTATGAATTTGCAATTAGTTTATCACTATGACATGGTAGAGGTTGCAAATAACATTTTGAAAGCTATTTGACTAACCGAGCacaaaattgaatacaaaaaataTCACTATCGAGTACCTGTTTCTCAAAAGCAGTAGGAACTAGTCTTCGGAGCTCTGACAAACTATTATTAATACGATCTCGACGTCTTTTCTCAATAATCTAGGAGAAAGTGAACCTCACAGTTAGGGCAGGTTAAATATTTTAAGGAATAATAGAAACTTGTGCAATGATAGATAAAGCAGTAACTCACCCCTCTTCTTTTCTTCCTGGCAAGGATTTGGGAAGTTGTAGACGGGGAGCCAGCTCTTGTGAGTGCACTGTTGCCCTGACTGTTGAAACAAAAAGTCGGTATCGTCAGCCTTATTCCCGTTCTAGACGAATCACAAGAATGCAGGAACAGGATTAACAGGTGTCACAAAAGTACACGCTATACTAAGTTGAAAACGACCCTAAACTCACCCTCCGTAGTTATTTTCACTCCCTACGTCTATAGTTTCATCAATATCACTATCTGAAGAACTTTCTTCACAAGGGCGCTTCATTGCCGCGGGAGGAAATTACTGTAGTTGTCAACGATCTGGATTTTGAAGCGTGGTCTTTGAGCTCAAACCACAGATCCTGCGCGCTGTTGGCAGCCTGAACTCAGTCTAATGCGCTTTCCCACGGTATAAGCTATATCAATGTTGCAATGTCTCGCtgagctcactctcacccccaacgcAACAGGCTCTGATTGACAGGCCGCCGCTCCCCTTTCCAAGGAGTCTCCTTTCTCATTGGTGGAAAGGAATGATGACGGTTCCTCCGTACGTCAAACACGCGGGTCGAGGAAAGCGTGGGAAAGCTCAGCACAGAGCTCACTTAAAAGGGAATCGACTGTTAGAGAAACTTTCAAACGTTTTTTTTCTTGGGAGGGGAAACATATGTAACGTTAACAGATGTTGTAGCGTGTGCATTAAAGTTGCAGTATTCCTTTATAAGAATGGGTTTATACTTAAATGTATAAAATGCATTGCCATATTCCATTCACCCTTGTTTTTCTTTGGGAAATATTAAAACATCAATTATTAAAAGGCTTGGCTTGTTCATTTGCAGAAATCTGCCTTCGTATTTGGGCTGGACCCTGTTTAATTTTAGCGATAAGTGGGTAAATGTCCACTGTGTTGTGCGGATTCCCCTACTTTCCACCGCTAATAAAATACAATGGACTTGTATAGCATCCTCAGAGAAAAATTATTGTTTGGTTTTCCTTTTATAAAACCAGAGTTCTATTAAGGCTGTATGCGAAGGAAACGTAACAGTTTAAAACACGAGCCTAGTATCAATGTCACAAGTAAACTGGGCATGTATTCCACTCAGTCCAAGCCCCAGAGTCAAATCTCAGACGCGATTATAACCGCATATGTATGTACTTTGTAAGCCAAGCTTGGCTGTTTAAAGTGTCTATAGACAGTGAAAGACAGAAGCACCCattgattttctttttttaaaaagccgcTTTTGTACTCGGTGCATGGTTAAGCTGTGGTATAACCGTGTGAACAGAAACAGGACACTATTCTTCAGCACTTCCCCTGTAATTTGAACTTTCTGAATTACACGCTGTCTGCACAAGAGGTGGTTTGAAAAACATTACAGCACCCTCTGTGCATACCTCCAGACAAGGTGTTCTGGGCAAAATAATAaaaaagaggataaaacagaAGAGGCATTGTTGCTCAGTTTAAAGACAGCCAGACTATTGTCAGAAACATACCGACCATTTTATTCATATGCTAATTTACCTTGTTATTACTTTGTTATATAACATGTTAAGAATATATACATCACTCAAAAGAAAATAAAGTCAGAATAACCAACATTTTCAAATGACACGTTATAATTATTTGGCATCTTTAATTTCACGTCGTTTTACAATGTTTAAATTGTCTTACAAAATTGAAAAATATAATTAACTGTCACATAGACAATTCCAAGGTGGAACAAGAATCCACCCACAGCGTTTACTTGGTGCACATATGTGCATTGTATATTCTCGTTAGACGTCTTACTCCAGATCAGTCAATCCATATTTTTGTCACAACAATCTGCTGGTTATCTTGATCTCATCTCTCAAACAGTTCCGAGTCGATGTGTTTTTGATGTCTGTATTTACTCGGTTTGCGGGGGCTCAGCAAATCTCTGCGAGTTTAACTCTTCAGGGATATGTGTCAGTGAGTACAGATTGATCGGaacttttggaaaattacaagaGCAAAAGGATTATTACTTAAATCCACTTTGGTTGGAGAGTTAAGGAATGTTATCTGGTTATTGATAAATGTTTATGAAATCGTTCCCCAGTGTAACCTCTGTTGACTGTTTATGTATGCTATTGACCGCTTCAGAAGTAATCACTCTGGCTGCAATTACACTTGAACAATGAAAAAAAGACGTTTCAAAAGTAAATAGAATATATGAATACGAATCTTTTAAAAATAGTAGTTGTCAATTAAATGAACTGTACGCCCCAAAGCATTAAAGATTAAGAATTAACTTGTTTTTTTAAATCGTGAAGCATATAGACAGAAATACTCTTCTGCTTTTACAATACTGCAATTATGAACGATTTAAATTAAATCAATAATGTTACATTTCCATCTTTATAATCTTGAGCTCAATTGTTTCAAGCATAGTGAGAGTATGAGCTTTTAAGGATGTGTCTGTGTTAAATGCCAGGAGATCGTGTCGCTTCATGGATCAATACTTAGTGGCGTCGGGATCAAGAGACGTGTAATTGTTTTGACAGTAACCCCGGATGGATCCAACCTGTTGACCTCCTGATGTTTCGATAATGTTTTGACGCAGTGGATATGAACGGCCGATTCCAATGTTGTGCTATTTCTCAGCCCGAGGGGTGTTTGTATATTAAATGTTACGCATCTCGTGTGTTTGTAATGCTGATGCCACTGATGAGGAGGAGCTTGGCCTATTTCACACCTCATTACTCTGCTGGTGTTGCTTTGTGCAAAGTTTACACAACATTTACAGGAGGGCAGGTACAAAGTGGATTATTTACGCAACACTTTTGCATCTTTTTCTTTTCGCAAATGTCTGCGAGTGGAAATGTTTCTCACACATTTTTGTTACAGTATGTTTCATTGTATTTTTGATTTCGAGACCGGCACAATCCTGCATACCTTAGAAATGCTGTGAATGTTGTTAAATCTGATCTGATAGCTAAGAAAAGATCCGGTCGGCCGTTAGAAGCAGCTAGTTAATAATGATAACGAGAAAACGGATGAATACATCGTCGATCGCTTAAATATACCTGCTGCGATTTAATAcgattttaaaaaatacatgtagcagttgacattttaaaataatcGTCCACGTATTAAAATCGTCTacgtattaaaaaaaaatctaaactgAAGGATTTCGAAGTCCTGTAATGCTATTTACGGTAATGCTGCTTCGTTTAAACTATGTGCCGATAATGATTTTACTAACACATTTTCTCAGTGATACTAGCGGTGTTTAGGTATTCGTGTAAATCCTAGGGTGTTCATAATTAAACTAGTAAGGTTACACACTCGATAACAATGTGCAGACAAAGCGTAATTCATTCCTTTCAATGTTTGTTACTCTTTTTCAGTGTGCCTGCACACTTTTTGAATTAATTTCGGTGGATAATGCTCCTCCCTACACCAATAATACAAATAAATGGTGCAATGTAAAAACATTCATCGGCTAATTTGGACAGGCAGATATGTCAGCAGATGGAGGTTACACAGATGAAAACGATATTTAACAGGACCTGTGTATTGCTATGCGATATTTAATCTTCATTCATCAACATGGACCCTTGATTTTCCATGTTCATATATTGCTAGATTTACGCAACAAAGATTTGCACACATATCCTGCGTATATAGAATATTTTATATCCATCTGAGTAAAACCAGTTACACTGAAAGATCTACGACATATTTAGTTTTACAAATTGTCGGAAAACTGAAATACGACACAGGCGATCTTTGTTGAAAAGTACATtgcacaatatttcagcaatacttTCATATAACAATTACATATTCATAAAATGAAAACGCTTTGTATTTGATCAAAAACATTCGCCAAATTCCTCAAAACTAATGAGAACGGATAACAAAATTGAATGCATTGACTATGAAACATCACCTTTCATTGATCTAGTCTGTATGAGATTATTACATAGGAAATGTCATGAAAAGCATTGTAATAAGAGAGGGAGTGGGCATGGGTCTTTCATGATTTGGCACCGGTTTATTGCTTTGCATAGAAAAGTAACACGTGCATTATCAGTAGCGTACAAGCAAGAACCGTAAGAAATATTTAGACTCACAGACGTTTACAGCGCAGAAgggggctatttggcccatcgtgttcgTGCCAGTCAACAATGATCTGACTACACCAATCCCAGCGCTTGACCCATAGCTCTGGagactatggcaacgcaagtggatatctaaatacttaaatgttaccCGAGTTTctaactcaaccaccctttcagacagtgagttccagactcccaccacccgctgcatgaaaaaacttctcctcaactcccctcttagtctACTATCTCTTACATtgaatctatgcctcctggttattgaccccccctactaatggaaaaagtgccttcctatccaccc
The genomic region above belongs to Carcharodon carcharias isolate sCarCar2 chromosome 5, sCarCar2.pri, whole genome shotgun sequence and contains:
- the hey2 gene encoding hairy/enhancer-of-split related with YRPW motif protein 2: MKRPCEESSSDSDIDETIDVGSENNYGGQGNSALTRAGSPSTTSQILARKKRRGIIEKRRRDRINNSLSELRRLVPTAFEKQGSAKLEKAEILQMTVDHLKMLRATGGKGFLDAHALAMDFMSIGFRECLAEVARYLSSVEGLDTSDPLRLRLVSHLNTYASQREAAVMTSSVAHHHHHHHHQQQQHHQQRLHHSHQQPHQQHWAAAFHQLPSALLQHHGLSSDRLLASASELHPGTAVPAPAGGSALLTATLAAAAAHTDTTLRAAQGGGGGGGGGAVAGRLPPLSTSLLSLSATVHAAAAAAAAHTFPLSLGSFPAAAVLTPGGPALSPPGFAAIPQGGSGASGSAGGKQPYRPWGTEIGAF